Proteins from one Mycteria americana isolate JAX WOST 10 ecotype Jacksonville Zoo and Gardens chromosome 1, USCA_MyAme_1.0, whole genome shotgun sequence genomic window:
- the IL17D gene encoding interleukin-17D → MQRGRVRAALAALLCAALLPLRSEAVKAPKRPARTRTCGERPEELLEQLYGRLAAGMLSAFHHTLQPEPPGRQHNASCPAGGRPAADKRFRLPVNLRSASPWAYRISYDPTRYPKYIPEAYCLCKGCLMGIFGEENFHFRSTPVYMPTVILRRTSSCAGGRYVYTEDYVTIPVGCTCVPEQEKEAESVNSSIDKQEMKLLVSQNKPSSE, encoded by the exons ATGCAGCGAGGCAGG GTgcgggcggcgctggcggcgctGCTGTGCGCGGCGCTGCTCCCGCTCCGCTCGGAGGCCGTCAAGGCGCCCAAGCGGCCGGCGCGGACCCGGACCTGCGGCGAGCGGcccgaggagctgctggagcagctgtacgggcggctggcggcgggcaTGCTCAGCGCCTTCCACCACACCCTGCAGCCCGAGCCGCCGGGCCGCCAGCACAACGCCAGCTgcccggccggcggccggccggccgccgaCAAGAGGTTCCGGCTCCCCGTCAACCTGCGCAGCGCCTCGCCGTGGGCCTACAG AATTTCGTATGATCCCACAAGGTATCCTAAATACATTCCTGAAGCATACTGTCTGTGCAAAGGCTGCCTCATGGGAATCTTTGGCGAGGAGAATTTTCACTTCCGCAGCACCCCTGTGTACATGCCAACAGTCATCCTCCGTCGCACATCATCGTGTGCTGGGGGCCGTTACGTCTACACAGAAGATTACGTTACTATCCCAGTGGGCTGCACTTGTGTACCTGAGCAAGAAAAAGAGGCCGAAAGCGTAAATTCCAGCATAGATAAGCAAGAAATGAAGTTACTGGTAAGCCAGAACAAGCCATCATCAGAATGA